The nucleotide window AGATCAATGTCACGCGTAGGCCTTGTGATGGGTGCATTCCACACGTGGAGCAATAGCGCTCCTTTGAGCACGAAAGTATCGCCATACTTTGACTTCGCTAAGCGGTACAAGAATCGTTCAAGCCCGTAGAACTGAAGAAGTTCTTGAAAAGGTCTACCCTTGGCTCGAGCTTCGTTCAGGAGCTTGGCGTGAACAGAAGCCGCCATGTTCTTTACATTCTTGGCGCTCATTGTAGAGCCTCTAGGTAGGGTCTCAGCACGTTGGTCACACGACAAATTTTTGCATAGCGCTGTAGTGCACCCAGGTCACGGCCCGGTTTGATATACCAGTTTCGAAGTGCCTCCACAGCCACATCGCTTCCAATCTTTCCGCGAAACTTAAAAGCATCGGTAATAGATTTTTCAGCAGTGTACATCTTTACTTTGGCTCCATCGATAGAGTGCTCGACTATCCCTGCGTCGAACGTTTTCTTAGAAAGCCACCATAGGCGCACAGGTGGGTAGTCGACCCGGGGAGCTTCGCGATCCATACGGATAGCAACGTCAACGACGTGGGGCACCTGCGTAGTAAGTTCGTAATAGGCGAGCGCGGAAGTGAGACAAATGATTCCGTGAGGAATGCGTCTAGCACAAGTCACGAGGTCTGGGTTCCCTAGCGGTTCAAGATCCGTAAGGCGATACAGCCCTCGGGACATGCGTTCTATGATTCCGGCATCACGCATAGCGTAAAGAGTATATCGGCTGATGCCACGCTCGATTGCCTCGGCCATTCGAAGCATTCCGCCCTGCCCTTCAAACACTGCACGAG belongs to Myxococcales bacterium and includes:
- a CDS encoding type IV toxin-antitoxin system AbiEi family antitoxin domain-containing protein: MSGVDQPFKEARAVFEGQGGMLRMAEAIERGISRYTLYAMRDAGIIERMSRGLYRLTDLEPLGNPDLVTCARRIPHGIICLTSALAYYELTTQVPHVVDVAIRMDREAPRVDYPPVRLWWLSKKTFDAGIVEHSIDGAKVKMYTAEKSITDAFKFRGKIGSDVAVEALRNWYIKPGRDLGALQRYAKICRVTNVLRPYLEALQ